In the genome of Abditibacteriaceae bacterium, one region contains:
- a CDS encoding LysE family translocator: MIGTENLLAFVVAGLALNLIPGPDTMYIIARSVSQGRKAGVLSVLGISSGALCHTFMAAFGLSSLLAASVTAFTLVKLSGAAYLIYMGIKTLLDNFNLSDDLVAVDETVSGWAVYRQGLLTNLLNPKVSLFFLSFLPQFVDQNQNWGAVSYLFLGIVFIVNGTLWCLLVALCSAYATQVIRNNQRVSLGLKRVTGSLFIGLGINLLRSKSTAA; the protein is encoded by the coding sequence ATGATCGGCACAGAAAATCTACTGGCTTTTGTTGTAGCAGGTTTGGCACTCAATCTCATACCGGGGCCAGACACCATGTACATTATCGCGCGCAGCGTTTCACAAGGGCGCAAAGCGGGCGTTCTTTCTGTCTTAGGCATTAGCTCCGGGGCTTTATGTCATACGTTCATGGCTGCATTCGGCTTGTCCTCATTATTAGCAGCATCCGTGACAGCGTTTACTCTTGTTAAGTTGTCTGGCGCTGCCTATCTGATTTATATGGGTATAAAAACGCTACTTGATAACTTCAACCTATCGGATGACCTCGTGGCGGTTGATGAGACGGTCAGCGGCTGGGCAGTCTATCGACAAGGACTGCTTACGAATCTGCTCAATCCGAAAGTCTCCCTGTTCTTCTTGTCCTTTCTGCCCCAATTTGTTGACCAGAACCAAAACTGGGGAGCTGTTTCCTACCTGTTCCTGGGTATCGTGTTCATCGTCAACGGTACGCTGTGGTGCCTTTTGGTCGCTTTATGCAGCGCTTATGCAACTCAAGTAATCCGTAACAATCAACGCGTTTCGTTAGGACTCAAGCGTGTAACAGGCTCCTTATTCATCGGTTTAGGAATAAATTTGCTCCGCTCGAAATCAACAGCGGCTTAA
- a CDS encoding thermonuclease family protein, whose translation MKKYGRFLFLAFIASFAPAYAAKCNPNEICDACTNCSACKHCSTEGGSCRFCRTPAATPSRVTGPVADPPHVHNTNEPEYPAHTPDLEPSWLRQQRLEKAEAAQITARNKATYRNARSLKGHYNQAPSRAQKQSARNVKVPAQWSGKVVGVADGDTITVLYRTTPVRVRLYGLDAPESKPAFGQQAQTFVSDATFGKTMTVYGKGSDHYGRALGWVFGGSHCVSTALVEKGYDWHYAPYSSKETKLADAQNAAQETKAGLWADAAPIAPWDFQTRR comes from the coding sequence ATGAAGAAGTACGGTCGATTTCTCTTCCTCGCGTTCATCGCTTCGTTCGCTCCGGCTTACGCCGCCAAGTGCAACCCGAACGAAATCTGCGACGCCTGCACGAATTGCAGCGCGTGCAAGCATTGCTCGACAGAAGGCGGCTCATGTAGATTCTGCCGCACCCCTGCGGCGACTCCATCCCGCGTAACGGGTCCCGTTGCCGACCCACCTCACGTCCACAATACCAACGAGCCAGAATATCCAGCCCATACGCCCGACTTGGAGCCGTCGTGGCTTCGCCAGCAACGTTTGGAGAAAGCCGAGGCGGCACAAATCACCGCGAGGAATAAAGCGACCTATCGCAATGCTCGCAGCCTGAAGGGCCATTACAATCAGGCTCCTTCGCGCGCACAAAAGCAGTCAGCCCGAAACGTCAAAGTACCGGCACAATGGTCTGGCAAAGTCGTGGGTGTGGCCGATGGTGATACGATCACGGTGCTCTACAGGACGACGCCGGTGCGCGTGAGGCTGTATGGGCTCGATGCTCCGGAATCGAAACCGGCTTTCGGACAACAGGCTCAAACATTCGTGAGCGATGCGACCTTTGGAAAGACAATGACGGTTTACGGCAAGGGCTCCGACCACTACGGCCGTGCGCTCGGCTGGGTTTTTGGCGGCTCCCACTGCGTCAGCACAGCACTGGTGGAGAAAGGATACGACTGGCATTACGCCCCGTATTCATCTAAAGAAACCAAGCTGGCTGATGCACAAAATGCGGCTCAGGAAACAAAAGCCGGGCTGTGGGCCGATGCTGCGCCCATCGCGCCGTGGGACTTCCAGACGCGGAGATAG